The nucleotide window GATGGAAGCGGCGTCGGCCTTGGCGCGGACACTGTCCAGCTCGGCGTAGAGCTTGCGGATGTACTCGTCGGCTCGCTCGGCGACCACCGACGCGGCGTCGCTGGAGAGCCGCGCGAGCTCGTCGTCGGGCATAAACAAGGGCATCGTTTCGTGCCCTAGCTTCTAGAAACAACCGTGGCTATATAATAGACCTAACGTTGGAGACGACACTTGCgaacactattttttttattctcccTGGCGAAATCGATTCGGGAAAGCGATGAATGATGCAATGCTCGAGAAAACCTCAGGGGAGTTTATACGACGTGTTTAGTAAACGACGTCGTTAGTATTCTGGGCCAAACACTTGTCATTTTGGGCCGAATTGATACTAGTTCATTTGTTGGGCTTATGTTTTGGTGGTGTATTTTGTTACGAATTAACAATTGTTTAGCTGTCTCAGAGCGCGTGACTTTTAATCCCGTGGCCGTGGGTTCGTTCTGCAAAGACCACAGACGGCGGTTTTGTTTTTAACTATGGTGCCAGACTCGTTCATGCCATGCACAGGCCTGGCCATGCATACTACATTGAAGTATGTAACAAAGCAAACAACTCACACTTTTATCCAAGTTACTGTTTCATCCATATTTTTCCAAATTATTTGTACTTCTGGTATAAATTTGTCGTGTTTTGATTTTAATTGGATTACCACAAGGTCGGATTTAAGATTTCAGGGGCTCTAAACATTTATTTAAGagactaggataagacccgcgccttgcgcgggattaagttattatttttattatattttggagaatgaaacaatagtttggcttcatttggattaggggtgttcaatccggatatcgggttggtttcggttcggttcggtttttttcggtatttcgcttagtaaaatataactactattctaaatccatatttactttgactttagtctttcacatacttttgaaagatttcaactggacgactaaattgatcagccaatcttgttgctttaaatcattagtatttatatatatattatttagtttgaatatttattaaataaaaattcatatgcgttatattttatgatcatttgtaacttattataccaaaaaaataatctattgattacaaaattttcagagtgggaatattcaaatttctaataatatatagacgttttgaaaaattcaaaatataacatataagaaaaaatataaatgtttttattatatatttaatgtgattttttaatatctttcaataatataaaattaaaaaaaaactaagataccaaaattgttatcaaatatttattattcataataattaattttcatatatacgtgaatcatattaggtaatttcgtagcttctaattaaggaaagtgcaaaaaaagtttggtagattatttatcaattcgatagttagtttaataaaaaatataatgtaagttaagatggtccaacctatttttctaagaatagtatattttatatagtcatttattaaatgagaatttataatcatacagttctatgatcattcatatcattttataactgaatatttaaatcatctaccacaaaattttcaatgtgaaatctttaataagtttataatttataaatgtttttgaaaattcattgaaagttttaatattaaaatatttatgtaatcttatggtatatagtataatctatatatatatatgtgttttaaaatcatgtgtatcttcttataatattaaataaaagttcatattaatacaattttatgatcatttgtaacttattatgacaaaaaaataatatattgatcacaaaattttcagagtggggatcttcaaatttctaataatttatagacgttttgaaaaattcaaaatataacatataagaaaaaatataaatttttttattatatatttaatgtgatttttaaatatcttttaatactataaaatttgataataGACGTGtctataaaatttttttattatatataaatttatagacgttttgaaatttttttattatatatttgataatagACGTGTCTATAAAATCATGAAAGACGAACCATCTTTGAACATCAcacaataattattaaaaacagaGAAGTTTCAGAATCAATGGTGAAGAAAGCTGTATTGATAGGGATCAATTATCCTGGAACCGAAGGAGAGCTTCTAGGCTGCATCAATGACGTCAAGAGGATGCACAAATCACTCGTCGAACTGTACGGTTTCTCGGAGGAGAACATCGTTGAGCTGATAGATACCGACGAGTCTCAAACCCAACCCACCGGCAAGAACATTCGACAGGCGTTTTGGGATCTTGTTGGATCGGCACAACCAGGTGATGTTCTCTTTGTTCATTACAGTGGACATGGGACTAGGTTACCTCCGGAGACCGGAGAAGATGATGATACTGGCTACGATGAGTGTATTGTTCCCTCCGACATCAACTACATCACCGGTAAGTGTTATacctttttcttttgctttatcTTATTGTCTTCGTAAgaatttcatattatagtttttcttttataatgaCAAGTTAATTATAAAGGAATTCATATAAACTgagtcaaataaaaataaatgtaataacaatctttaattatttttatattgtttttcttcgttatttaaaaatattgtccaggcaatctattatattatttataaatgtccTAATTAACTTGAAAAATACCATAGATACAGTTTGTAAGTTGAAAAAATGAAACATTTGGgacaaaattaatattacatattgtGGTTTCGGGTATATGAGATTACGAGTTTCCACTCAGGACCTCGTGTAATTAAATAAACGAAATCAGAATGGATTTAAAGGAAAGTTATGCTAATCAAtccattttagatttttattctcACACTTAGTAGTCATTTTTCTTTCATGTGTATCTAATCATTTGTTGTGTGTGTGGGTTGGTTATGTTCTCAGATGATGATATCAAAGAAATTGTGAGTCATGTGCCCAAGGGATGTTCCTTTACATTCGTCTCTGACTCTTGTCATAGTGGTGGTCTCATCGACTCAGCCAAGGAGCAAATAGGAGAGAGCTTTAAAAAGAAGTCCAATAAAAGGTTTAAATGCCTTTTTGGACTCTTTTGTTACAAAGGTACAACAAGTGAGGCTGAATCAAAAGAAGAAACGCCCATCaagattgatgatgatgaaaacgATGTCAATGGCAGAAACAGATTTCTACCACTGCAGACTTCAATCAAGATGCTGAAGCAAGCTACAGGAAGAGATGATATCAAAGAGGGGAATATAAGGACGACCCTTTTCGATTTGTTTGGAGAAGATGCATCCCCAAAGGtgaggaagttcatgaaggTGATATTAAGCAATATGCAAGAGAGTACTGGTGAGGGTTTGATGTTGAGGAGCCTTGCGGAACAAGCAATAATTCTTCTGAAGGATAAGTTAAATGATGAAGAATATTTGAAGCCTGCGATGGAGACACGAGTCAAGAGCAAGAAAGAGGTCTATGCAGGGGTGATTAATGGTGGACTTGGGAGCAATGGTATTCTGCTTAGTGGGTGCCAAACTAATCAAGTTTCAGCTGACGTTGGCTCTAGAGACAAGGCCTATGGAGCATTCACCAATTCATTACAGATCATACTTGCTGAAACAAAAGGTAAGATAAGTTACAAAGAGTTGGTTTTAAAGTCGAGGAAGTATCTTGAAAAACAAGGTTATCCTCAACGACCAGGGTTGTATTGCAGCGATAGTTACGTGAATGCTCCATTCATATGTTAAAAGAACTCGTCATGTTTGTAGTGTTCTCTTAAGATACTTGGAGTTTGATGTTGAACAAGTATTTGTTGTGGTTTATGTATTGTTTGTTATAAACTCGAGTTTGATGCAAGTACAAGCAACTCTTAGGACTAGTCTGATTTATGCTGAAAAAGATTAGAACCAGATTAATGGTTGGATTGTCAGTTTAGTTACGTAAGAGGCTAGGCTAATTCGAAAAACTCTAACGACTCTGGTAATTAAGGTTATTAGTCTTAGAAGTTACTTAGCATTGCTTAGTTGTCCAGCCGTCttagctcagtggtagagcgCGTGACTTTTAATCCCGTGGCCGTGGGTTCGATCCCCACAGACGGCGTTTTGGTTTTCAATAACAGTACTGTAAAGTGTAAATATCCATGTTGTGGGAAATTAGTGGTAAAATGCTAAAGCAACTGCCACATTTATTGACGTAAAACCTGCGAATGTCGATACGAGTGATGTCTGAAGAGTGATCCTGAGATCTATGGATGACCAAAGTCATTTTGTGAATTCTCCATTTACATGCTACCTATTGTGCTGATTGAGTAGAGCCTCTTTCTTTCATTTATGACTGTTCTGGTATCAATGGTTGTGAGTTTTCTCTGTGCATGGTAAAATTGATGTAATCTTACGAGGTAATAAATTTGATTAGTTAAAGtggatttaataaaaaaatatggtcttttttttttttttttgataatccaggTATCCGGACTTCTCACTTAGTCCGACTATCCCACCGCGTCCAACCGGAACTGGCGAAGAAGGTCCTAGAGGCCAAACGAAAACCATGTTAAATCCGCTATGACCGGAGCTCGAATTCGTGATGGCGGGCAACTCAGTCGAGGTTCCTTTACCACCGGACTACGAGGTCCAGCTAATATGGTTATTAGGAGTAGTGCTACATATATACTTCAATCATACACATGCTTTCGTGGCTGTCATTTGATGATAAACCTGAATTAATAGATTGAGTAATCTCAAGTACTAAATTATCTGTGTTTTGTTCGTTGTAATGTGAACATCAACTGTATATTTTTCAGTAATAATTTTATCAGCAAGTGggatttaataaataattattattatatatagatagatagaatGATGTTTCAACTCTTCAGCCGAAGAAATTAAATtatcttagaaaatatataattagctTGATCAATAGAGATATCTTgtagttttatcatttttatatgtATGCATTATAtcataaaatgaaatttattttgttttctctaGGATAAAATGTTACAGAAATAAAAACTAGTTTAAGAAATtgtaaaatattcaaatttgttTGTTTAAAACAGATTCCACCCTTTCGTTTGTGTGCAAAGACGATAAAGTTCCATTGACTTCGGATACAAGGAATCAAAGAGATTAGTTAGTCCCACTGGCTTGTACGACAGAAGGAAAAAAATCCATAATAATTGGCCTAACAAAAGCGACGTGCTTGCTCTATCACGAAAGGGATCCAACTAGTCATAATAACAATTGTCCATTAATTTAGCCTTTAAAAACTAATTAGTTAGacataattatacaaaattaTTAGACTAGTTCTTACAAGCGATCCAAGTCTTGTACGTTTTAGTTATTAACTCCACTTGACAGGGAAAAAAATGAACTCGTATCTTTCATACACACATTATAGTAAAAAACAATGTTATGTTTGTGTTAAAAAGACGTGAGCTGATAgtttatttattgttattttactAAAGTCATACAAAAATGTGACATAGACAAGGTCCTGGAAAAGAAACACTAGGTTtcattagtttaataaaaatagcACGATGATTATATAAATCATCAAGGTGGATCATTACAGGATCATAACAACTGTGAAAGTGAGTTGAAAATACCATACCATCAATGGCTAAGAGAGCGGTACTGATAGGAATCAACTACGTAGGGACGAAGGCTGAGCTACGAGGGTGCGTCAACGACGTCCGTCGGATGCATGTAAGCCTCGTTGAACGTTACGGGTTTTCCGACAAGAACATCAAACTGTTGATCGATACTGATAGCTCTACCATCAAACCGACGGGCAAGAACATCCGACAGGCGTTGTTGGATCTGGTTCAACCCGCTCAACCGGGGGATGTTCTCTTCGTCCATTACAGTGGACATGGGACCAGGTTGCCGGCTGAAACTGGAGAAGACGATGATACCGGTTACGATGAGTGTATTGTTCCTTCTGATATGAATCTTATCACAGGTAAGTAAAAAAGACAATAGGCTTATATACAAGACGATTTTGAAAGCCATAAacaatttagtaaaaatttttttaacaaattatttttataagcgATTTTGGTAaacaatttagttattttacatTTACTGACTTATGTTCACATATAAAAACTAGAAATTTTCTAGAGATCCAAAGCTTATGTTTCCTTTAGTTATGTCCAAGACCGGCTTTGCTTATATGTTGATAACTGATGGATATGTGGAATTTTATAGGCTTATTCGGTTttgaattaattataaattcatataaattaaacatctttttgaaaaaaagtttCGGTACAGGAGATAGTAATGAATATATTTGGATAACCTTTTATGTTGgaatctaatttttattttgtgacgACTCTGTTTACAGATGATGATTTTAGGGATCTTGTGGATATGGCACCGAAGGATTGTCCCATTACAATAGTTTCAGACTCTTGTCACAGTGGTGGTCTCATCGATGAAGCCAAAGAGCAGATTGGAGAGAgcacaaagaagaagaagaagaaagactctGGAGAATCTTCAAGAACCAACAAGGAGACAGGAGTAGAGGAGACAGAGACCAAAGAGATTACTGATTTGGGGAGCAGATCTCTGCCATTAGAGACTTTGATCGATATGCTGAAGCAAGAAACAGGCAAAGATGATATCGAAGTAGGGAAAATCAGAACAACTCTTTTCGATATGTTTGGAGAAGATTCAAGCCCAAAGGTGCAGAAGTTCATGAATGTGATTCTAAGTAACCTACAAGAGACTACCACTGGTCAGACTAGTCAAGGTGATATATTGGAATCAGTTGCAAACCTAACTCAAGAGTTTCTTGAGCAGAAGATAAATGATGTTGTGATACCTGCGATCCACGAGGTCTATGCTGGTGCAATCAATGGTGCACTTCCGGATAATGGTATACTGATCAGTGGTTGTCAAACTGATCAAACATCTGCTGATGCAAGCCCACCGGGTCACCCGGAACAGGCTTATGGAGCACTAACCAATGCTATACAAATCATACTTAAGGAGACTAATGGTAAGATTAGTAACAAGGATCTTGTTTTGAAGGTTAGGAAACTTCTTAGGAAACAGGGGTTTGAACAACGACCGGGACTGTATTGCAGCGATGATTATGTGAATGATCAGTTTATATGCTGAAAAAAGTTTGGAGGGTTTTGTTGGTTTGGTTTCGTGTGGAACACGTTTTCTTATTTGTGTGGTGTGTTGCTTTGGTTTGTTATTGTAACTTTGAATTTGAATAAAGTGtaacttttgttttgttcattGGTTGTTGATTGACATTTAAAATAACTTTTCTTAAACGTGGTTATATCAGATTTTCCTAAATTTTTGTAAAAGCCTAACTTCTGTCACAAGAAACCTTGTTTTTGATAAGGAAACCATTGGTTTGACAAATAAAAAGCAAGGTGTTGAAACATGCGATGATAATGTGATAATAATAATTTAGCTATGATATAACATCGAATTGTTTGCGCCTACAAGAGATGTGTACACAACAACAAGCATCATTTCCTCACAATCTATACAAGGTTTGTACGTTTTAGCTTTCGTATGGAAGAAAGAACAAGCCATTGACGTTATTTTTCTTCTCTAACTGTTAAACCAATATTGGTGGCGTTTTGgatatttttgaataattaaaatatagtttcttGTAAAAATAATGTAATTAGTTACATTAAGATAAGACTAATCTATGAAACAGAATATATATGGAAtggattttttttgaaacacttatATATGGAATGGATATCTTTCATTTTATGGTAATAAACATTAGTATCTTTGACCGGAAACAAAGTACACCAGTATAAAAACGTGAATAAGGATAAGGTGTAACGTCTCACgatcaaacaaaaacaaaataaaatttgtaaagCGGACCTTTTGAGGTATTATCAATGGCGAAGAAAGCAGTATTAATTGGAATCAACTATCCTGGAACTAAGGCGGAGTTACGAGGCTGTGTCAACGATGCTCGGAGGATGCACAAATGCCTAGTCGATAGGTTCGGTTTCTTGGAGAGAAACATCACCGAGCTGATCGATACTGACGACTCTTATACCAAACCAACTGGTAAGAACATCCGACGGGCGTTGTTGAATCTAGTTGAGACAGCTAGATCAGGCGATGTTCTAGTTGTTCATTACAGTGGACATGGGACGAGGTTGCCGGCGGAGACAGGGGAAGATGATGATACTGGTTATGATGAGTGTATTGTTCCATGTGATATGAATCTTATCACCGGTACgtaaaaaaaatgttgaaacTGACTTTTACTTTGTCATATTTTTGGTGTGAAGTTGAACTTGTTGTTTATCACTTTGATTGATTTATATGTTGCTGAGAATGGTTGAGATCAAATGAATAGAATTGGTTAGGTTTAGAGTTCAATCATGTAGGAATCTGGATGATAGAAGCATGCATGGCTTGATGTTTTATGTGGTCAAAGTCAAATGCATTTTCTCATCAATTGTTCATTCATTTCAAGAaaatttacaattaatatttttattagacaTCTTAACAACTTAAAAATCAATTCATACTTAAGATGAAAGTACACACCACCTTAAACATTTTGACAATCtctcaaaactaaaata belongs to Brassica rapa cultivar Chiifu-401-42 chromosome A07, CAAS_Brap_v3.01, whole genome shotgun sequence and includes:
- the LOC103832406 gene encoding metacaspase-5: MVKKAVLIGINYPGTEGELLGCINDVKRMHKSLVELYGFSEENIVELIDTDESQTQPTGKNIRQAFWDLVGSAQPGDVLFVHYSGHGTRLPPETGEDDDTGYDECIVPSDINYITDDDIKEIVSHVPKGCSFTFVSDSCHSGGLIDSAKEQIGESFKKKSNKRFKCLFGLFCYKGTTSEAESKEETPIKIDDDENDVNGRNRFLPLQTSIKMLKQATGRDDIKEGNIRTTLFDLFGEDASPKVRKFMKVILSNMQESTGEGLMLRSLAEQAIILLKDKLNDEEYLKPAMETRVKSKKEVYAGVINGGLGSNGILLSGCQTNQVSADVGSRDKAYGAFTNSLQIILAETKGKISYKELVLKSRKYLEKQGYPQRPGLYCSDSYVNAPFIC
- the LOC103832407 gene encoding metacaspase-6; this translates as MAKRAVLIGINYVGTKAELRGCVNDVRRMHVSLVERYGFSDKNIKLLIDTDSSTIKPTGKNIRQALLDLVQPAQPGDVLFVHYSGHGTRLPAETGEDDDTGYDECIVPSDMNLITDDDFRDLVDMAPKDCPITIVSDSCHSGGLIDEAKEQIGESTKKKKKKDSGESSRTNKETGVEETETKEITDLGSRSLPLETLIDMLKQETGKDDIEVGKIRTTLFDMFGEDSSPKVQKFMNVILSNLQETTTGQTSQGDILESVANLTQEFLEQKINDVVIPAIHEVYAGAINGALPDNGILISGCQTDQTSADASPPGHPEQAYGALTNAIQIILKETNGKISNKDLVLKVRKLLRKQGFEQRPGLYCSDDYVNDQFIC